The window TAGCACTAGGTGCAGGTAAACGAAACATGGAATTTGAAGGGCTCCAAAAAGATAATCACAAAAAAGCTTAATTTTAATAGAAGCTTTTCAAAAACTATAGAAGACAAAGCATATTGAAATTTTGTTCGGTCTGGCATTCGTACTGTTCTTCCAAATATTATTGTAGAAGTACTGACAATATCTCATATTATTTTTCAGAAATGTGTTTAAGTCAGCAGCATTCATAGATTCTAGTGTCGATGACATGTATCTTGTGCATGCTATTTACCATATGCTGTGACCACTCTCATGGACCTGAGGTCCCACCCACCAAActttttattttaagtttttgTTTAAACTATGACTATGATCTCTAGTTTATTTAATATAAGTGATTGTATCTGTCCCTTGCAGACACTTATCGACAAGCTGTGTGAGGAAGTTGGTGTCGATAATTTGAAATTAAACTCAAAGGTGTTATCACTATCTTGTAGCTTTGATGGCAGCACACCATTGAGTAGTTGGTCAATTTCTTATGCTACAAATGACGCAGACACCAAGGAGCTAAAAAAAGACCAATCTTTTGATGCAGTTATAATGACGGTAATGAATTTTGTTGAATGATGCAACAAGTGACATTTCCTGTGTAACTGGCAACCTCAATGTTTGTGGGTACTTGTTTTACTGACTAGCAGATCTTTAAACATTGTGCTTTTCCAGCTATTTTTTGTGTCCAATTTTTTTGCCTAACCAGCCTCTATTGCATCTGAGTTCTTTTTGTAACCAACCAGCATGTAAACTAGAGGCACCTAAACTGGAAATCACATAGTAGGATGGCTAAATTGTGTAACGAATTTGTTGTTCTTTTTCAGGCTCCACTTCACAATGTTCAGGAGATGAAATTCACCAAAGGGAGAAACCCTTTTTTGTTGGACTTTCTCCCCAAGGTTAGCTTTCTGAAATTGAATTAATTTAGGGTTTACCATTTAAGCTTAGTTTTCTTGCTGAAGTGTAAGTATTTGGAATTAAAAGGAAAAGGCAATGCATCAGCCTTGACCAGCTATTTCACATTATTAAATACCCCTATGTTTTGCAGGTGAATTATTTGCCATTATCTGTCATGATTACCTCTTTTAAAAAGGATAAAGTCAAACGGCCTTTGGAAGGTTTTGGAGTTCTtgtcccttctaaagaacaaaagAATGGTTTCAAAACCCTTGGTAAGACCTTTTATAGAGAAGCTCATTCAAATTAGTGCATGTTTCAATTCTATTTCTGCATGACAGTAATTTTGAGTTTTCTTTAGTATGATGTATTGCTCACAATACAATGTTATATATACTTATGAATCGTTCATGCAATGTAGGTACACTCTTTTCTTCCATGATGTTTCCTGATCGATCTCCCCATGATCAGTATCTGTATACCACATTTGTTGGGGGAAGTCGTAATAGAGATCTCGCCGGCGCTTCATTGTACGGAAAATTTTGGGTTCTCTTATTTTTTGACTTTGCATTCTGAATTATCatgattaaattaaatattagtacagaaaaatatattctttttttagATGGTTCAGGCCAACTTTGTCATATGTTCATAAACTTTTGTAGGGATGAGCTGAAACAAATTGTGACTTCAGATCTGAGAAATCTGTTGGGTACGGAGGGGCAACCAACCTTTGTGAAGTAAGAAATACATTTCAAAGTGTTTCCTAGTGTATGATGAGTAGCATAAGTTCTTCTAACcgtagtttaaactttaaaatacaatAGGCCATATAGCTCGACACCAATTGGTATGCTTTTCTATAATGTTTTCAAGTTACATTGGGTGATATATGCTTGACGTAATGCTCAGTATCCCAGAACTGCATCATAATAGGTTATTGAAACCAGTATCTAAAACTTTTCTTCTAACTATTATTTTTTTATGGTCTGGTATTTAATGTTGGGTTATCCTAATACTTCTGTTGTCATATTTATTATCATGTGCTATTTTACCTCAAAGCATCatcattttttcaaaattattaggAATTTCTTGTACACTAAATTGTAGGCATATCTACTGGAGAAATGCTTTTCCATTGTATGGTCACGATTATGATTTAGTCCTGGAAGCTATAGAGAAAATGGAGGAAAATCTACCTGGGTTCTTCTATGCAGGTAAGTCAACCTCTGCAgaaatgcatattttatttgtCAAATGAAGATTAATTATAATTAGGCCTCTATTTTTTTGTGCATGTAAAAACATTACGGCATGTTGTTGTTTGAAGTATTTTATTGGTTTACCTGCGTATTGATTATATCTACCTGAGTTTAGTGAACAGAAGAACTTGCATCTTGTAGTAAGTGCCTTGCCTAGCTGGTGCAACAATAATGAATTCTTCAAGATATCTGTAACATAGAAAGGATTTGAATGCATCTTTATAGTTTTTACAATGTATTAAACCCAAGAACCAAATTGGAAAAGGAAAATAATGGTATGCCCTGTTCGGTGCTTTCTGAAGAtgggtcttttttttttccttataattTTCCTTGCTCTCTAACTGTTTCTTCATCTTAGCAATTTACGTTATTTAACGCTACTCAGGTCCTTTTGTAATGTTCCTTCGTAAACATTGTTCTTGTCAGGCAATCATCGAGATGGATTATCCGTAGGGAAAGCTGTAACTTCTGGGTGCAAAGCAGCTGATCGTGTAGTCTCTCATCTCAATTCTTGTATCAAGCAGGATTCCACCTGATGTGGCATATTAGGGCTGAAACGTTACGTTTCACTTTTGTCAATCTCCATTGTGTTATTTTACTTAACATCCATAGCACTTGATCTGATGATTTTGGAAGCAAAACTTCCTCTACCTGTCATAAGTTGTCATGAATCGAGTAAGTTGTATCGCAATATCTACCCGTCTTAAATCGTCAAGGTAACAGACGGCTTGGATTTTGTTCTAAATTAGTGATTCATATAATCTCAGGTAGGTTGAACCTCGGTCTCTCCGCAGACAAGTGCTCCTTAGCCAAAATCGTAATGACCTTTTGGTAGTTAACTATGGATGGTTTTTTAAAGCAATCAAATAATCTGCGATATGCGTTTCCTTGGATGAATTATGAATAGTTACTTCCAAGAACATAATAGCCAGGATAGCTCAGTTTTTTTATTGTGTGTGTTTTGGTTAGCTTCAAATCTGGGCATAAGAACAGTCACCAACCACACCAATGATCGATCTAGGCGTTGGTCGTGGTTTAGCCCTCAAGATTGAGAATCTATAATAAATTATCGCCGGTCATTTTTTGATCGAGGTACTGATTGATCCAACTGACAAAATTGTATGTGTCGGTGTTGACCATTCTAATGTATGAAATTAGTTTCGGAACAAGACAATTCTGTAAACTAGAATTGCCAAAATCTGCTGGTACATCAACTCAGGTCAAAGTTTACATTAGATGACTAACTGCATCCGGTCATAAAGTAGAGTAAATACACGAAGGCACAGAAAAAATTTATCGGAAAAGAACCAATATTCCTGTTAAAAATTTGAAGTGTAAAGAAGCAGTTTCCTCTTGGCAAATCATGCCTCTCAAGCTAGATGTTTTGTGCTGCCAATGTTTCTGTTTCCTTTGGGTGGATGATTCCCCGGGCTTAAGCAAAAGTTACTGGTAGAATTCAACTCAGCTATTGGTGATTTCTTTCTCCTTCGCCTTGCACATATCATCCGCGGTCTTCACAAAGCGCTTGGTCATCTCCTCGATCTGGACAAGATAGAGAGGTGCATCACCTAACACATCAAGCAGTGCACCTTCGAAACTTCTGTGATGTTACCTCCTTCTCAAGCCTCTTTATATCGTCTTTTGGGAATCCTGCAGCCACCTTTTTTATAGAATCCTGTGCCTAATCAAGAATCCAATATCCGTCAGAGCAAAACAAGAAATCTGATTGCAATATGTTGAACAAGGGTTTGACAGTAACCGGGACTTGGAAGTGGAAAAAGAATGTGTTGCAATGCAGTCTATACCAGATGAAAACAAGGTTTTGTCTTTGGGTTTTTTACTATTTTGTCGAGCAACGATTTGATTTACAACACTCAAATATGTGAAAGATAGGTTTTGTAGTTTTAGGTGGATCCTTACTGGCACAATCTACAGTATACTGTCATGATTGTAAAAAGAAGCAAATTGTCATAGGAGTTGCCTATACCTTCTGACGTGCTCTTCTGATACTTTGTTTAACATCTTCAGAAGATTTTGTGACTACCTTGCAGAGTGCCTGAGAAAATAAGCTCAAATAAGGCTATGACGTGAAAGCAAAAAATGGAGGTTAAAGAAATATCTGTTCAAAATAACTCACCTGCATGTTCTCCTTTGTGAGTCTGAAAGATAATAGTCCATGCCAAAATcacaaaaagagaaaagcttATTCGTTTTGTGAAAAATAAGAAATATAGATTAGAATGGAATTTAATCAGTTTTTATATGCAAAACGAGAAAAAAAGCAAAGCTTGATTCAAATACCTCCTAAAGCCAGCAATATTTCAGAAAAGGTCTAGTTTGCAgtctaattaattataaatactgaagcttaataacttacggTGGAATTGCTGCAATTAATCGTTGGCCATCAGGCGTCGGATTTAAACCCAACGGTGATGAAATTATTGCACTCTCTACTGCCTTCAAAGCCTGCAACCAATTAAGTTGCCAATAATAACTAAGACAATATATAATGGTTCTACCCTTCGCCCAAACCAGTATGTACCGAGCACAATACATACCAGTTGGATGGTTTGTTGGGTAGGTGGCACGGACCACAACACATGCCTAACAACACTCTGTATACACAAATCTGAAAAGAAATTTTGTGGTACTGTATGTCGGTATGCTAGCACGTAACAGTCTGTACCCGTGTCAATGCCCAACACGAGTCCGATACCCAACCATGCATCATATAAATAACTAGATAATTTGGATTTTTCTATTGGTAGAAAATTGGTCCTAAATGTATGATTGATGATCTAAACATAACAAATGTTCAATTTCTTGTTGTTTTCTAGAATTGACAAGTTTGCTACAAATTGACATCAGGAAGTtgcaaccaaccaaccaaccaagatCAATAAATAATTTACAGTTAGGGACTGTTTGGTTTTACAAGCAGCTGAACTCAAAAGTGACAAGTCCCTATCAAATTATTGAATGATCATATAGTGCTTCTATATTTTGATAGCAtaaaagaatgaaacaacaaaggCAACACTTACCTACCTGACCAGATTATTAGGAAAAATATGTAAACTATTTTCTCAATGCCTTCGGGTTTGGTACTTAAACCATGGTATCTAGAAATCATAGAGCTATGCACCAAAATTTTGTTGGCCTTATAATTACGTCAGCTAGATTCTATTCACATCACCTAGATAAGGAAATTCTTTCCTTCGTTTCCTGAATATGTTTCCGTGTACTAAATTCATAGTGTCAAAAAATGACTGATCTCTAGGTCCATAAGTATGCATATGGAACATACAGCTGAGAACTCGTttcaaagttttgatgacaagaTCCAAAATAAGAGAGAAGCCATGGAAAAGAGAGGTTATATTATGGTTCAAGAATTAGATTTTACAGTGGGATCATAAGGTGTCACTGAGAGAGTCTTCGAGTCTATGACTGAAACAACAGCAACATGATTCAGAGGCATCTTTGCACCACCTGTTTCTACCAGGATATGATCAAGCATTCCTGCAAAAAGCAATCCCGATGTATGTGAAGAGACCAAAGTTCTTAcagaaaatgacataaacaaataGTTAATAAAAGGCATACCAGCAGATGCTCTTCCAGTCCTGAGTTTACTTAACTCCCGCGATAAAGCAACAATTGCAGCCTCCATCTGTGAAAGAGTGGTTGACTTCACCGTTGGACCGAAGTTAGGATCAACCTGAATCTTCTCGTCGTTGTTGTCATCCTCTAAAAGAATCAAAATGACAAAAACATAAAACATAATCCAATTAAGAATGGGAAGCACAGAAGGGTAAGGAACATATATTCAAATTTTAGCAAGGTATGTAAGATTAATTGTTTTTCATTGTGTTTCCTTCATCTttaaatttgaatttaaaatgaatcaaaataattcaaataacAATTTAAAAGATCTGTAACATGGAAATCATCTCTATTATCTGCATCACCAGGTTGTCATGTCCTAACATCTTCTGCCACCGCTAGTAAAATTAGCATGATACATTTGacaggacaaaaaaaaaaaattgattacgaGGACAAACTTGTGGTTTGCATGAGCATGAAAGTACATTGCATATCTAGTTTTATGTTTCATCATCATTgttattaattatataatattactGCAATACCATAAAACAAGATTGATAATGATACACTTCATATGTTTCTTTGGGCCTTTGATACAATTCTATATTTATAATGACAATGATAGTATGATAACATAAAACAAGATTGATAATGATACGATTCTACAATTATATTACTGTGTTACCATTGTTGTTAACTCTGCCTTACCCTACATTGAGTAAGGCCCAAAACATTCTTCAGATTAGTAAATATTGAACTCATATTCAGTCTTCCAGACAAAACAGTTCCTGCCTTAGATTTTATTCTGTTCTGAATTATTACTACTGGAAGCAGACAGCACGACAATTGCATGACAAAGTACATAACCATAAAACATCAACATTGTCTACTATTACTGTTCCAAAATTAACTATGTCTACGATTACTGTTcgaaaattaactatgttaaatcCAATCTGCTTGGTAAGATCAAAAAGAGGCAACGCAGGCTTTGCCTTGAATTCTAGCCACTTTGATCACAAAGTAGTAACCTTACCATCGTACCAAGATTAGCCCTCAAGTTACtttgcaaaatcattggcaattaTCTCCACAAAGTTCCAATCAGTCATGTTTATGTTTAGCTATCTATATCAGTAAAGGAATATATGGACGTAATTGACAAAATCCATGTCCAAAAATACTTTTCCTGTGCCATTCAGTTGCTCGTCATGCAACCTCCGTTACATTATATTCTTTACCTCTACTCACCACCAATCTCTCTAGCATACTATAGGTTATGTCGGATCATCCTCTATTAATAGCTCCTTGCTGGTATAGCACTACAATCTTTCACGACCTGACACTATTAGTCTATTATCTAATCGGAGGGAGGAGCACTACAACTTGACCTAGAAACCATGTCAAAAACTAAACTTGATTGAACTGATGCTTCCATCTCAACTCGACATTCAATCCATAAACGAGCAAATACTGCAAAGGCGAATCCGACGGCCCCGCAATAGACCGCAGGATACCATGTCCTGCTCGTCATTGTTCTCTAAGGAGGAGGAAAAGAGGAGGAAGCACACAAACGGCGAAGGACGACAGCTTACTTGACTTCTTTCCCTTAGCGAAGCCCCTCCGACTTCCCAACGAGTAGTCGGAACCTACACGGAAGAAGCCGCCACGAATGCCGAGAACGGACGCCTCCTCCAGTGCGGGATCGCGAGGAGAGACGCACGACGAGGGCGACAGAGCGACGACACAACGAGGAGCTCGGAGGAGGAGAAGGCTTCTCGACTGGAGAGCTCTCCGAAGACACATCGCCATGGTTAGGGCCACGGTTGTTGGCTTCTGTCTGCTATCGGATCTCTCGTTCTCCTTTGCGCCGGAGTAGTATCGAAGCGGAAGAGAAGCCGACCAGCGCAGCCTTCGCGTTCGTTCGCAAAGAGGGTTTTTCTCGTCTCTCTTATACCTCTCCCGTTTGCTTTATTTACAATGTTACCAAGCCCGCAggggtttattattattattattattattattattattattattattgatgataCGATTTCACTGATATTTCTTCTTTATTATTCTTAAATAATACCGTAGCTTATTATTTGGGGTATTTCTTaacatatgattattattttactttttttaatcGTGAATTTGCTATTCCTTTAGCCGAATTATGAAGAAAAACAATAAAATAATGTTTAGTAAAAtaatacaaatcaaataaataaacaaGTATTTTTCAGGTGGTAGCTGTGGAAGATGAGACTGACCCGTCCGCATTAGGTAGGTAAAACCCAACTTCGTTACGGTGTGCCCCCGAAAACATTGCACCAAAATCAAACCGACTCCCTTCTTTTGTCACTCTTTTTCTGATTGACAGTGATGATTAGTGGTATAAGTTAATTTACGTCGAACCGGCGGCATAGATTAGGGCACGAAAGCCTTCACGAGAAATCCCAACCCTTCTCTTGCTCAGAATTAATAGGAGGGCGGTGTCTGCGGATCGATCTCGCCATCTTGTCATCGCCGAAGTGAGATTGGAttgggcagagagagagagagagaggtgcagcAAAGGGGTCGACGGAGATGGCGAGCGGCGGGAGAGTGGATCTGGACGACGTGCCGTCGCTGGATCTGATGACGGAGCTCCTCCGCCGCATGAAGTGCTCGTCGAAGCCCGACAAGCGCCTCATCCTCGTCGGTATGTCCTCCTCCGTCCACAACCCTCTCTAGATTTCAGATCTGTGGGTTAAAATGAGTTTCAAGCTTGTTATGGATTATCTTGCCAATGACACCCCACGAAAAGAAAAAGGGATTTCTGCGGTGGCGTTTTGGAATGTGCCATCGGAGGCAATGCATGCGTCCGGGAATAGCTATTTCTAAAACCTAGATCATGTCTATTCTCTTGGACGATATTACCAATTATTGAATAGGGCAGATTCCAACACGAGTTTTCGTCTGGTTATATGTTCTATCGGAGACCAAATCAACTCATTAGTCCCATATGTGCGTTTCCTACACAGTCGTGCATCGGTTGTGTGTACTCATCTAGTTGGGTATTAGATTAGTCAGTTTGGTTGTTATTTAGGGGGAATTAAGTGTTGGAAACAAAGGGTTTTTTTGAATTAGGTAAATGGTCAGTTGACTAAATAAGTGTTTTAGACTGGTTAGTATCTTCGTTGTTAAGGATCCTTGATATTTCTTGATGACAGTTGAGGGCGAATGCTTGGTAGCAGTATATATCTAATGACAGAGGTCGACAAATGGTGGCTTGAGAGAGAGCCTTAAGAAGAGATTCACTTAGAATTGCATGGGAAATTTGAAATTTTTAGTCCTAAGGTGCCTTCTTGCGTGCGAAATGAAAACTATTTCCTCTGCGATAGCTT of the Musa acuminata AAA Group cultivar baxijiao chromosome BXJ2-10, Cavendish_Baxijiao_AAA, whole genome shotgun sequence genome contains:
- the LOC103968434 gene encoding protoporphyrinogen oxidase 2, producing MASADNHNSIKSVAVVGGGVSGLAAAYKLKSNGLKVTLFEAEERAGGKIKSSSENGLIWDEGANTMTESEREVGRLIDTLSLREKLQIPVSQNKRYIVRNGMPQLIPLNPVGLIMSNILSAKSKARIFLEPLLWKNSGGKKSSKVSEENLQESVGQFFRRHFGEEVVDYLIDPFVAGTSAGDPESLSVQHAFPELWNLEKKYGSLFIGAIRSKQNSGSKENKAREGSSGKKRHQRGSFSFYGGMQTLIDKLCEEVGVDNLKLNSKVLSLSCSFDGSTPLSSWSISYATNDADTKELKKDQSFDAVIMTAPLHNVQEMKFTKGRNPFLLDFLPKVNYLPLSVMITSFKKDKVKRPLEGFGVLVPSKEQKNGFKTLGTLFSSMMFPDRSPHDQYLYTTFVGGSRNRDLAGASLDELKQIVTSDLRNLLGTEGQPTFVKHIYWRNAFPLYGHDYDLVLEAIEKMEENLPGFFYAGNHRDGLSVGKAVTSGCKAADRVVSHLNSCIKQDST
- the LOC135625890 gene encoding uncharacterized protein LOC135625890 gives rise to the protein MAMCLRRALQSRSLLLLRAPRCVVALSPSSCVSPRDPALEEASVLGIRGGFFRVGSDYSLGSRRGFAKGKKSKDDNNDEKIQVDPNFGPTVKSTTLSQMEAAIVALSRELSKLRTGRASAGMLDHILVETGGAKMPLNHVAVVSVIDSKTLSVTPYDPTALKAVESAIISSPLGLNPTPDGQRLIAAIPPLTKENMQALCKVVTKSSEDVKQSIRRARQKAQDSIKKVAAGFPKDDIKRLEKEIEEMTKRFVKTADDMCKAKEKEITNS